The following coding sequences lie in one Epinephelus moara isolate mb chromosome 17, YSFRI_EMoa_1.0, whole genome shotgun sequence genomic window:
- the LOC126403853 gene encoding ladderlectin-like isoform X1, which produces MKMLIVSALVCAMVVLTRAAAPPEETPQDETESRLVKRWFLPKLWFKPKPWCKPRPCFKPRPCVKPRPCFKPRPCIKPRPCPVLPRPSVVCPSGWSKCRGHCYRYIPTCMTWTRAERNCQALGGNLASVHNFGEYQAIQNVIYRATRSKRPTWIGGSDAEEDGQWLWSDGTSFNYQNWCQKEPNNYGGRQSCIQMNFSDQKCWDDLQCSRKLPSVCVRNRRILPV; this is translated from the exons ATGAAGATGCTGATTGTGTCTGCACTTGTTTGTGCCATGGTGGTTCTGACCAGAGCGGCTG ctcctccagagGAAACTCCCCAAGATGAAACAG AGAGTCGCCTGGTCAAGAGGTGGTTCCTGCCAAAACTGTGGTTCAAGCCAAAACCGTGGTGCAAGCCAAGACCGTGCTTCAAGCCAAGACCGTGCGTTAAGCCAAGACCGTGCTTCAAGCCAAGACCGTGCATTAAGCCAAGACCGTGTCCCGTGCTACCAAGGCCGTCCGTGGTTTGTCCCTCGGGCTGGTCTAAGTGCAGAGGTCATTGTTACCGCTACATTCCAACATGTATGACCTGGACTAGAGCTGAG AGAAACTGTCAGGCCCTGGGTGGAAACCTTGCGTCTGTTCACAACTTCGGGGAGTACCAGGCCATTCAGAATGTGATTTACAGAGCCACTCGTTCGAAAAGACCGACATGGATTGGAGGCTCTGATGCAGAAGAG GATGGTCAATGGTTATGGAGTGATGGCACATCTTTCAACTACCAAAACTGGTGTCAGAAAGAGCCTAATAACTATGGCGGCAGGCAGAGTTGTATACAGATGAATTTCTCAG ATCAAAAGTGCTGGGATGACCTCCAATGCTCCCGCAAGTTACCGTCTGTCTGTGTCAGAAACAGAAGAATACTCCCGGtctga
- the LOC126403853 gene encoding ladderlectin-like isoform X2, with translation MKMLIVSALVCAMVVLTRAAAPPEETPQDETESRLVKRWFLPKLWFKPKPWCKPRPCFKPRPCVKPRPCFKPRPCIKPRPCPVLPRPSVVCPSGWSKCRGHCYRYIPTCMTWTRAERNCQALGGNLASVHNFGEYQAIQNVIYRATRSKRPTWIGGSDAEEDGQWLWSDGTSFNYQNWCQKEPNNYGGRQSCIQMNFSDQKCWDDLQCSRKLPSVCVRNRRILPV, from the exons ctcctccagagGAAACTCCCCAAGATGAAACAG AGAGTCGCCTGGTCAAGAGGTGGTTCCTGCCAAAACTGTGGTTCAAGCCAAAACCGTGGTGCAAGCCAAGACCGTGCTTCAAGCCAAGACCGTGCGTTAAGCCAAGACCGTGCTTCAAGCCAAGACCGTGCATTAAGCCAAGACCGTGTCCCGTGCTACCAAGGCCGTCCGTGGTTTGTCCCTCGGGCTGGTCTAAGTGCAGAGGTCATTGTTACCGCTACATTCCAACATGTATGACCTGGACTAGAGCTGAG AGAAACTGTCAGGCCCTGGGTGGAAACCTTGCGTCTGTTCACAACTTCGGGGAGTACCAGGCCATTCAGAATGTGATTTACAGAGCCACTCGTTCGAAAAGACCGACATGGATTGGAGGCTCTGATGCAGAAGAG GATGGTCAATGGTTATGGAGTGATGGCACATCTTTCAACTACCAAAACTGGTGTCAGAAAGAGCCTAATAACTATGGCGGCAGGCAGAGTTGTATACAGATGAATTTCTCAG ATCAAAAGTGCTGGGATGACCTCCAATGCTCCCGCAAGTTACCGTCTGTCTGTGTCAGAAACAGAAGAATACTCCCGGtctga